In one Chitinophaga sancti genomic region, the following are encoded:
- a CDS encoding metallophosphoesterase: MARFPLMLLLFLVGDLYFYQAVSTLSQHPALHFGYWLFDILLIAAIISIIFLRRAGFNSERFIAVVIGAMMLNFIPKVFSSPVLLAEDVVRLFRGFPERSVVVSEVAMAVAGFIFLAIIFGLTKGKHFYKVRKETIFFPDLPEAFDGFTITQLSDIHSGSFSDAGGVQKGLNLVDAQQSDLLLFTGDLVNNMASEMDPWIGGFNKLKAPYGKYSVLGNHDYGDYIRWESKDAQAANLNRLKEVHGEMGFNLLLNEAVTIQKQGQHISLIGVENWGKGGFHKYGDLKRATADVPDHSFKVLMSHDPSHWDEVTVEHHQHVHLTLAGHTHGMQFGIELFGFKWSPIKYVYKQWAGLYEQQGKYLYVNRGFGFLGLKGRIGMWPEIAVLTLKKG; this comes from the coding sequence ATGGCAAGATTTCCATTAATGCTCTTGCTCTTCCTGGTGGGCGATTTGTATTTTTACCAGGCGGTTTCGACACTTAGCCAGCATCCTGCATTGCACTTTGGGTATTGGCTGTTCGATATTTTACTGATCGCTGCGATCATCTCCATCATCTTTCTCCGCAGAGCCGGCTTCAATTCCGAACGCTTTATCGCGGTTGTGATCGGTGCCATGATGCTCAATTTTATTCCCAAAGTCTTTTCTTCTCCTGTACTCCTGGCAGAAGACGTCGTGCGTTTATTCCGGGGCTTCCCGGAGAGAAGTGTAGTCGTGAGCGAAGTCGCTATGGCAGTTGCCGGGTTCATTTTCCTGGCCATCATTTTTGGTCTTACAAAAGGTAAACACTTTTATAAGGTAAGAAAAGAGACCATCTTCTTTCCCGACCTGCCCGAAGCATTCGATGGGTTTACCATCACACAGTTATCAGATATACATTCAGGTAGTTTCAGCGATGCCGGCGGCGTTCAAAAGGGGCTCAACCTCGTGGATGCCCAGCAAAGCGACCTCCTGCTCTTCACCGGAGACCTTGTAAATAACATGGCCTCTGAGATGGATCCCTGGATAGGCGGATTTAATAAATTAAAGGCCCCTTACGGCAAGTATTCTGTATTGGGCAACCATGACTACGGCGATTACATCCGGTGGGAAAGTAAGGACGCGCAGGCCGCAAATCTGAACCGCCTGAAAGAAGTGCATGGAGAAATGGGCTTTAACCTGTTACTGAACGAAGCAGTGACCATCCAAAAACAAGGCCAGCACATCTCCCTGATCGGCGTTGAAAACTGGGGGAAAGGTGGCTTTCATAAATATGGTGATTTGAAGAGGGCGACCGCCGATGTGCCGGATCATTCCTTCAAGGTCCTGATGTCGCACGACCCTTCACACTGGGATGAAGTGACTGTGGAGCATCACCAGCATGTACACCTGACACTGGCAGGTCATACGCATGGTATGCAGTTTGGAATTGAACTGTTTGGTTTTAAGTGGAGCCCGATAAAGTATGTTTATAAACAATGGGCAGGCCTGTACGAACAGCAGGGGAAATACCTGTATGTAAACAGGGGCTTTGGATTCCTGGGCCTAAAAGGCAGGATCGGCATGTGGCCTGAAATCGCTGTGTTGACATTAAAGAAAGGCTGA
- a CDS encoding VOC family protein, which yields MILSSIRIITADIQRLVKFYESATGLPFTWFTEDFAEVKTAAAALAIGSTRTLALFGGDVAEAASNRSVIIEFRVEDVDAAYTRIPAAIVVQQPTTMPWGNRSLLFRDPDGNLVNFFTPVTEDAKKRFGVAAQ from the coding sequence ATGATCCTTTCCTCAATCCGCATTATTACTGCCGACATCCAGCGCCTCGTGAAGTTTTATGAATCGGCCACCGGCTTGCCTTTTACCTGGTTTACGGAAGACTTCGCAGAAGTAAAGACCGCCGCTGCCGCACTGGCTATAGGCAGTACCCGCACACTCGCTCTCTTTGGCGGTGATGTAGCCGAAGCTGCCAGCAACCGATCTGTGATTATTGAATTCAGGGTGGAGGATGTAGATGCTGCCTATACCCGGATCCCTGCGGCTATTGTTGTACAGCAACCTACCACCATGCCATGGGGTAATCGTTCCCTCCTGTTCAGGGACCCTGATGGCAACCTGGTCAACTTCTTCACACCGGTAACCGAAGATGCAAAAAAGCGATTTGGCGTAGCCGCCCAATAA
- a CDS encoding NAD(P)H-dependent oxidoreductase has protein sequence MKVLIINGHPDPHSYNQALFNAYKEGAATTNAAISEISIGTLQFNPNLRYGFRQRTELEPDLLEAIEKIRAADHIVWVFPMWWYGYPAIMKGFIDRTFLPGITFQPVPGKPFPQKLLKGKTGRIIITADTPSWYDRFIMHRPAINQFKKGTLQFCGINPVKVYYIAPVKDAKPAFLKKHIDKVYQLGVLLQ, from the coding sequence ATGAAAGTATTAATCATCAACGGGCACCCTGACCCGCATAGTTATAACCAGGCACTATTCAATGCTTATAAAGAAGGAGCTGCCACCACAAATGCAGCCATTTCAGAGATCAGCATTGGCACTTTACAATTTAATCCTAACCTCAGGTACGGCTTCAGACAGCGGACTGAATTAGAACCCGATCTGCTGGAAGCAATTGAAAAGATCAGGGCCGCAGATCACATTGTATGGGTATTCCCTATGTGGTGGTATGGGTACCCGGCTATTATGAAAGGGTTTATAGACAGAACATTTCTGCCTGGTATTACCTTTCAGCCGGTACCGGGAAAACCATTTCCACAGAAATTACTAAAAGGCAAAACCGGGCGGATCATTATTACGGCAGATACACCCAGCTGGTATGACCGCTTCATCATGCATCGTCCGGCGATTAACCAGTTTAAAAAAGGTACCCTGCAGTTTTGTGGTATCAACCCTGTAAAAGTTTATTACATCGCTCCTGTAAAGGATGCAAAACCAGCTTTTCTGAAAAAGCATATAGATAAAGTGTATCAACTGGGAGTGCTGTTACAGTAA
- a CDS encoding YdeI/OmpD-associated family protein yields MWEKETEKLRKIVLDCGLNEETKWGKPCFDYEGRNIVIIQGFKDYCALLFFKGALLADPDAILVKTGENTQVGRQARFNSVKEITQVATSLKACIFEAIAVEKAGLKVDTKKTPVLIPEELEVYFEQQPKLKKAFEGLTPGRQKAYVFFFSGARQAKTRMARIEKYIPRILAGKGMND; encoded by the coding sequence ATGTGGGAGAAGGAGACTGAAAAACTAAGAAAGATCGTACTGGATTGCGGACTGAATGAGGAGACGAAGTGGGGGAAACCTTGTTTTGATTACGAAGGCAGGAACATTGTGATCATACAGGGATTTAAGGATTATTGTGCCTTATTGTTTTTCAAAGGGGCATTACTGGCAGATCCGGATGCGATCCTCGTTAAAACCGGTGAGAATACGCAGGTAGGCAGGCAGGCGAGGTTTAACAGTGTGAAAGAGATTACGCAGGTAGCCACAAGTTTGAAAGCCTGCATATTTGAAGCGATTGCAGTAGAGAAAGCAGGACTGAAGGTGGATACTAAAAAGACCCCTGTGCTTATCCCGGAAGAATTAGAGGTATACTTCGAACAACAGCCAAAACTGAAAAAAGCATTTGAGGGCCTGACACCGGGGCGGCAAAAAGCTTATGTATTTTTCTTTTCAGGGGCCAGGCAGGCGAAGACGAGAATGGCGAGGATAGAAAAGTATATTCCCCGGATCCTGGCAGGGAAAGGAATGAATGATTAA
- a CDS encoding Crp/Fnr family transcriptional regulator has protein sequence MFESFKQYILERSTISESDLLKIEAVCQYKKLRKKQYLLQEGDVWKYNAFIVKGCLRTFHVDDKGNEHILNFAIENWWTGDRESLQSGLPSIYNIEALEDAEIILITKDNFDQLCKEIPAFNDMINAILQKSFVASQGRIQTFLSLGAEEKYQRFIEKYPQLALRVPQGMIASYLGITPETLSRVRKNRTK, from the coding sequence ATGTTTGAGTCCTTTAAGCAATACATCCTCGAAAGAAGTACTATCTCCGAATCAGACCTTTTGAAAATAGAGGCGGTGTGCCAGTATAAGAAATTAAGGAAGAAACAATATCTCCTGCAGGAAGGAGATGTATGGAAATACAATGCGTTTATTGTAAAGGGATGTTTGCGCACGTTCCATGTGGATGACAAAGGCAATGAACATATCTTAAACTTCGCCATTGAAAACTGGTGGACGGGTGACCGGGAAAGCCTGCAATCAGGCCTGCCCTCTATTTATAATATTGAAGCGCTGGAAGATGCTGAAATTATCCTCATTACTAAAGATAATTTCGACCAGCTTTGCAAAGAAATTCCTGCCTTTAATGATATGATCAATGCCATCCTGCAAAAAAGTTTTGTTGCTTCGCAGGGGCGGATACAGACGTTCCTGAGTTTAGGTGCGGAAGAAAAATACCAGCGGTTTATAGAGAAGTACCCACAGCTGGCATTGAGAGTACCGCAGGGGATGATTGCTTCCTATCTCGGCATCACACCGGAAACGCTAAGCCGGGTGCGGAAAAATAGAACTAAGTAA
- a CDS encoding dipeptidase, translated as MKSLSAWSRRQFLGALSGTGAAMMLHPLSSWAISEIDPRVAAIVAASYGIDTHNHVDVPLTKDDIPGPEIDLAGELKRSGLTAICMTFAVDYQKLVNPGDAYDRFLNGLSAMDADLQKNKMKRALNMEDLRKAKKKKQPIVIQSVEGGHWLEGQVDRVEVAYKRGLRHLTLLHDSDASTPLGDVYTNEPVFGGLTKFGADVIRACNHSGILVDLAHCDGNTVEMALKVATQPVFISHTGLNTQLGSNANFAKMMYKRLISKENARVVADAGGVIGVWTHLADTPLEYAQNIRALVDVVGVDHVCIGTDTKMTPSYHKGGGPSKPRVGERTNEAWADQHVGFYYAVVDAMLKTGFHEDEIAKIGGGNFCRVFDAATTVR; from the coding sequence ATGAAATCTCTATCAGCATGGTCACGGCGGCAGTTTCTGGGCGCCCTTAGCGGAACAGGAGCAGCCATGATGCTGCATCCATTATCATCCTGGGCTATCAGTGAAATAGACCCTCGTGTAGCGGCAATCGTTGCAGCAAGCTACGGTATAGACACCCACAATCACGTAGATGTACCTTTAACCAAAGACGATATTCCCGGCCCGGAGATAGACCTGGCAGGCGAACTAAAACGCTCCGGCTTAACGGCTATCTGCATGACCTTTGCGGTGGACTACCAAAAGTTAGTGAACCCCGGTGATGCCTATGATCGCTTCCTGAATGGCCTTTCTGCTATGGATGCAGACCTGCAGAAGAACAAAATGAAACGTGCACTGAATATGGAAGATCTGCGCAAGGCCAAAAAGAAAAAGCAACCCATTGTGATTCAGTCTGTAGAAGGCGGACACTGGCTGGAAGGGCAGGTGGACCGGGTGGAGGTCGCTTACAAACGAGGCCTGCGTCATCTTACGCTATTACATGATAGTGATGCGTCCACTCCTTTGGGGGATGTATATACGAATGAACCGGTGTTTGGCGGACTGACTAAATTTGGTGCGGATGTAATCAGGGCATGTAACCATTCAGGCATTCTCGTAGATCTCGCACATTGTGATGGCAATACGGTGGAAATGGCGCTGAAAGTGGCTACACAACCGGTGTTTATTTCTCATACCGGTTTGAATACGCAGCTGGGGAGTAATGCCAACTTCGCAAAGATGATGTACAAAAGACTCATTAGTAAAGAGAATGCCAGGGTAGTGGCAGATGCCGGCGGGGTGATTGGTGTATGGACCCACCTGGCAGATACACCGCTGGAATATGCGCAGAATATCCGGGCACTGGTGGATGTAGTGGGGGTAGATCATGTGTGCATTGGAACGGATACGAAGATGACACCTTCTTATCATAAAGGTGGCGGTCCTTCAAAGCCCCGTGTAGGCGAGCGGACAAATGAAGCATGGGCTGATCAGCATGTTGGATTTTACTATGCGGTAGTGGATGCTATGCTGAAAACAGGCTTTCATGAAGATGAGATAGCGAAGATCGGTGGAGGGAATTTCTGCCGTGTGTTTGATGCTGCTACTACTGTTCGATAA
- a CDS encoding serine hydrolase domain-containing protein, giving the protein MKLRARILIVCILLPFIAYPQKPLLDSLLADKHIAGFEAVIIDKGKIAWTGYYGYQNLEKKIPVGPNTIFEAASTSKTVTAAAIMQLYAAGKFKLDDDVNKYLDFHLANPAFPDKPITFRQLLRHRAAIDDNVDYLHIFWDSNHGDPTIPLPVFIKGYFTPQGKHYDKEKNFYNYPPGAKANYSNMGIALLGYLVERLSGQDFNTYCKTHLFRPLDMQNTGWFLHDIDSNQVAMPYRYSDSLNTYTPLGYGGFPDYPAGGLHTNVSQFAHFLIAWTNQGIYQNKPVIDSNAIQALTPDDFNLGFHTWFQFATNKGGILYCHTGSAIGVSSFISYSPASKKGMIFLCNGELENAQAWKDIINTLYAQPLK; this is encoded by the coding sequence ATGAAATTACGCGCGCGCATACTGATTGTTTGCATACTATTGCCATTTATCGCCTATCCGCAAAAGCCCTTGCTCGATAGCCTGCTGGCCGATAAACACATTGCAGGTTTTGAAGCCGTCATCATTGATAAAGGGAAAATAGCCTGGACCGGCTACTACGGTTATCAAAACCTGGAGAAGAAAATCCCTGTTGGCCCCAATACTATTTTTGAGGCTGCCAGTACCTCCAAAACCGTAACAGCAGCTGCTATTATGCAACTCTATGCTGCCGGCAAATTCAAGCTGGATGACGATGTCAATAAATACCTGGATTTCCACCTGGCCAATCCCGCATTTCCGGATAAGCCCATTACTTTCCGCCAGCTACTCCGGCATCGTGCTGCCATTGACGATAATGTAGATTACCTGCATATCTTCTGGGATTCAAATCATGGAGATCCGACCATTCCACTACCGGTATTTATCAAAGGTTATTTTACACCACAGGGCAAACATTACGATAAGGAAAAGAACTTCTACAACTACCCGCCGGGCGCAAAAGCGAATTATTCAAATATGGGGATCGCACTCCTGGGCTATCTCGTAGAACGCCTCTCCGGGCAGGATTTCAACACTTATTGTAAAACGCATTTATTCCGCCCCCTGGATATGCAAAATACGGGCTGGTTCCTGCATGACATCGACAGTAACCAGGTCGCTATGCCTTACCGGTATTCCGATTCCCTGAATACATATACCCCATTGGGTTATGGCGGATTTCCTGACTACCCCGCTGGTGGTCTGCATACTAATGTCAGCCAGTTCGCCCACTTCCTCATCGCCTGGACCAATCAGGGCATCTATCAAAACAAACCAGTAATCGACAGCAATGCCATCCAGGCATTAACCCCCGATGATTTTAACCTGGGCTTTCATACCTGGTTCCAGTTTGCAACAAATAAAGGTGGGATCTTATATTGCCATACAGGATCTGCTATCGGGGTATCCTCCTTCATCTCGTATAGTCCGGCCAGTAAAAAGGGAATGATTTTCCTTTGCAATGGAGAGCTGGAAAATGCACAGGCCTGGAAAGATATCATCAATACGCTCTATGCGCAGCCGCTTAAATAA
- a CDS encoding DinB family protein produces the protein MAAYKAITIMSRKFETPVLLNELILQVDVLLSTAKEQLLTAQEEILLRQPAPEKWSAAQCLDHLNGYTRFYIPAIEKAITAKLTGSLPSMPSPVFRSGWLGNYFTKMMLPKADGHPGMKMQAPKGYRPLARLDAKAVVNEFIEWQERMKLTLEQAKIINLESIKIPTTLGNWLKFSLGDTFRFVIAHEQRHMAQALRAKS, from the coding sequence TTGGCAGCATATAAAGCTATCACTATTATGTCGCGCAAATTCGAGACCCCAGTCCTACTAAACGAGCTTATCCTGCAAGTGGATGTACTGTTAAGCACAGCAAAGGAACAATTACTAACAGCGCAAGAGGAGATCCTATTACGCCAGCCTGCTCCGGAAAAATGGAGTGCAGCGCAATGCCTGGACCATTTAAATGGATATACACGGTTTTATATTCCGGCGATCGAAAAGGCCATTACAGCGAAACTAACGGGTAGTCTTCCCTCCATGCCATCACCGGTATTCAGGAGTGGCTGGCTGGGCAACTATTTTACAAAAATGATGCTGCCCAAAGCAGATGGTCATCCGGGCATGAAAATGCAGGCTCCTAAGGGGTACAGGCCATTAGCCAGGCTGGATGCGAAAGCAGTGGTGAATGAGTTTATAGAGTGGCAGGAAAGAATGAAGCTGACGCTGGAACAGGCTAAAATAATTAACCTGGAAAGTATTAAGATCCCGACTACTTTGGGCAACTGGCTGAAATTCTCACTGGGTGATACATTCCGGTTTGTGATTGCCCATGAACAAAGGCATATGGCGCAGGCACTGAGAGCGAAATCATAA
- a CDS encoding alpha/beta hydrolase-fold protein has protein sequence MKSSILLFVIFITSMRVLGQDTVRSVYNGNKIDSIYSGILQQERVIQVFTPQDYKPGSDKKYDVLYVLDGGNWNTGLINNIQRYQENEGNVPPTIVVSVLGIDRNKDLTPTHQDDWPTSGGGTKFLHFLRDELIPHINKNYPSNGDNTLWGHSLGGLFVINALLQEPGTFKSYVAVDPSLWWDHGYISSIAPEKIPALAGSNTTLFISGRTGREAEGMKIPGFESQLTKLAPAGLKWKVILYPDETHSSIRLKSTYDGLRFSFGWNKSNIDFHPGNGLIVKGQPFQVWSFGDTTNLHYTLDGTPPTPSSPSLGNQVQLEDAATLTVTQFTNRPRYNKSKSGVFKIGTPLKAAAKGKPDTHYAYYEEDALKPKQEGIVKEKLTLPLKNNYTLVVDGWMEAKEAGYHIFVFNADPGSKLFLNKQELILCNGTHNEGTYTYIVPLQKGFYPYKIEYRHKNADIGLKLTYLAPSTLQLVNAGTVPFYSSALLEKLITIFTL, from the coding sequence ATGAAATCCAGCATTCTTCTCTTTGTTATTTTTATTACCTCCATGCGCGTCCTGGGGCAGGACACCGTGAGAAGCGTCTACAATGGCAATAAAATTGACTCCATATATTCCGGCATTCTACAACAGGAGCGGGTCATCCAGGTATTTACACCGCAGGATTACAAGCCGGGCAGCGATAAAAAATACGATGTACTATATGTACTGGATGGAGGCAACTGGAATACTGGTTTAATCAACAATATACAGCGCTACCAGGAGAACGAAGGCAATGTACCCCCCACTATCGTGGTAAGTGTACTGGGCATTGATCGCAACAAAGACCTTACGCCGACTCACCAGGATGACTGGCCTACTTCTGGCGGCGGTACCAAGTTCCTGCATTTCCTAAGAGATGAACTGATCCCACACATTAACAAAAACTATCCTTCCAACGGGGATAACACCTTATGGGGGCATTCCCTGGGTGGCTTGTTTGTTATCAATGCATTATTACAGGAACCTGGCACCTTCAAATCATATGTCGCGGTAGATCCCAGTCTTTGGTGGGATCATGGCTACATCTCTTCAATAGCGCCTGAGAAAATTCCTGCATTAGCCGGCTCTAATACCACTTTATTTATCAGTGGCAGAACCGGTAGGGAAGCCGAAGGGATGAAGATTCCCGGTTTCGAATCACAGCTCACAAAACTGGCGCCTGCCGGACTAAAATGGAAGGTGATCCTCTACCCGGATGAAACACACAGCTCTATCAGGCTGAAGAGCACCTACGATGGTTTGCGGTTCTCTTTTGGATGGAATAAAAGCAATATTGATTTTCATCCGGGCAATGGCTTGATTGTAAAAGGGCAGCCATTCCAGGTATGGTCCTTTGGTGATACAACAAATCTCCATTATACATTAGACGGTACTCCACCTACTCCCTCCTCTCCTTCCCTGGGTAACCAGGTACAGCTGGAAGATGCAGCTACGCTGACCGTTACGCAGTTTACCAACCGCCCGCGGTATAATAAATCAAAGTCAGGTGTGTTCAAAATTGGAACACCTCTGAAAGCAGCTGCCAAAGGGAAACCAGACACACACTATGCGTATTATGAAGAGGATGCGTTAAAGCCTAAACAGGAAGGCATTGTAAAAGAGAAGCTCACATTGCCCCTTAAGAATAATTATACCTTAGTAGTAGATGGCTGGATGGAAGCAAAAGAAGCAGGTTATCATATATTCGTGTTCAATGCAGATCCGGGTTCAAAATTATTCCTGAATAAGCAGGAACTGATCCTTTGCAATGGTACTCACAACGAAGGCACTTATACCTATATCGTTCCCCTGCAAAAAGGATTTTATCCATACAAAATAGAATACCGTCATAAAAACGCTGACATCGGTTTAAAGCTGACTTACCTGGCGCCATCAACTTTACAACTCGTCAACGCGGGTACTGTTCCATTTTATAGTTCCGCACTCCTTGAGAAGTTAATTACAATATTTACTTTATAA